A single region of the Pseudomonas sp. GGS8 genome encodes:
- a CDS encoding TcdA/TcdB pore-forming domain-containing protein, with the protein MFAPLGLLREALGSFVEPGRRRRRAAGMERPAAQQGDAAPGLTEIRNRVEGFQVRLSNSIEQLSAAATEVPKNLHFVWLGGGLGAIQCDYINVWSKVLAGQGYAVKLWYDSDALLAYETNRIIVEAAKADAMLNGGHRSESYLDLVDKYEERAIVLKQQMFAHINKAVARGVNADDARMDLLVRGYGQNESTLKALREKNSQSISAMGEGGVELRDLAANGTPLHMQAIYQREISLRGNFAAASDVVRIEALMAEGGRYADVDNLPPLHEMLGDVDISQFGTDERLGILQLLLDHNPQWMPGREALRGKYTNYFERIPVEHRPALEWFAKSRPQLNSVFRAPEERLVRPDGLRAVAERSSLNNAFLMAHPGSAMVSAVMDRFKLNYEIVDATARLAMENQVASKDVEAISRIASQVVEQQFGPFHALPAEEEFALHFLAKAAAFYYSDGIRPQSEVTIYLTGPAAIRDALADYAKMHFTPRAAGAWQQDVVIDPRVTVNRATEEELDHSWKENESDTVEWLKNEKKRWEAGQFKARYVGKVDQLLKSQTIHFDQGWPIIEGRHVLSTELLQSLAHHLGEPFWRAMNQRTTGEVTFDKPLSLSFDERQSILAQEIALPPSLVGEPVTGDLPLDELLHRIGRGTLQVEQLDPRQRLLIGSILGARAMDQRNFDQVRARLENLANSVSELGVSHRYGAIERELFKANHPAFVEGLASASTPSVALSETSIELKKQALEQSLTLLQWGRQVARIQQVAKLEFRDRISERMTDVLESFDQGSFKLVPQDLLLQGAGDRIAGRCYPLALAMAAAISKGSDAGNILRGRFYLAVIEPGTSESNAFVSLIEELRDVDVHDLGGPVVRADLAQVIATLEEKTGGGTLMLNSDNHSMLLAKSFAGERSTYHFYDPNFGVFEFDTAEALSTALSHFFVSQEMARPYAAYGELARPAFDLIELDAARLNAKVLPSGALVSSLSDSGSLPEQALRVRQQLASARGQSLVNNGVLGSSLLELDAHGWGGQIAQATRQLQERHGLSSSAVVLFETLEITPAGEYKISLVDTDPAQTIVRVTTDDPRFLRIKNYLSDTFHTLAAQPHEAASSPELTEASSVHTLNAGFTVQALMNALRHHEGAASGGDKALTTAIRLHAYVNYAQLVHGNVVDVIGVVTLVRQALDDEKLIARTSAPLVQKALGHVVNEGVGTVLGMVNVGFDIYQLSHATNDIEKAQFGTQLAFDSASAVLAAAGLGAALAGAGTVAAVLGGAGVILGGLAVGVAALAEGFATIAKEAKEVALFFEGLEKAYLQGGYHLDKASNAWIAHPLLVFADLDLRASSVRFDSPRLFPLRDHLGVPDFDVDYNRALDIRQGLELPDSARFTPLLGQTIVLPCTPKTWYGYEYKLLPFVTFRHAGGFDTARRLEKKNEQGQWQFLFSFYSFPGEYVVNRLNPVYKPTVFNVRLDNVERSLVVPALPKAWHGLVSYRIEGAGAQCSVLLNSGVSLALDAPGHTAMRWVLLAPWLAETDVRIEPAGSLVLGALAVKFTGGGVHDVLLKLAGNLIVRIDLVARRLAVVEEDAEPALGEQALLDHFKSLAREHRLAMPYTPVHEFVVPFENPDEPRKVAAYYDSAQDRFLYIRDPDVLLADEAVLGAVVEGSAYFYHPESFEVWQVDATTGTLAQHYRLLVGDDLAIVRCEAVANGGVQIVQQFTRKDGPHDELTYLIHDRAALLGSITRGRDPALQTVLQADTLKDWKQVLGRYVLPAETVNTVNWRPGALVSICWQLEDKWHDLVWVREVDGLIIRPPARRHSERGWKSSIRNDLLLIAPAGAEGEVFVTCDQPDRRLVRQQKSMVDGRVHWSSREITPLGLTNVVAVEQGYLALTDSGLFFNVTPDGTLRLGGLSETWFKDRPQWWSALPAVSVQYPVSSFALLGLTSYTGSAGLCAWYLDDRLLLADLGHGKEVRLLSIAPDNQAAWLFDLSTGRIFSQRFIDTKHLSTAFAQGTSLLQAEALPTPMQEWAPWIFTDVTVEGAGLRATTFEGVEVDLQHNEPVRITGVDSLWVAALKGPLSEGLAALANEHRCADFLSVKDPDNLQWYVVRTGRLIRIPKATITAPYTLVGTRHQTNVMLHEHGDGLLHTYPQQSSVGPLEYVQRNAEVLVVEGPKTGNDLLPLIADDVSILVLKMGQGTTTGRLTRAAWLKLESVIVDCRYPLEQPPLIPGKLILDASIMDQLSVSLVDEHLVMNGLDSGHSLIFRGVYSSDVTLRGDVILALSGYRLRAVSEIVTQLLRQQGVSGSATLTELMVNYQIEARAEPAF; encoded by the coding sequence ATGTTTGCGCCGCTGGGTTTGCTGCGCGAGGCCCTCGGGTCTTTTGTTGAACCCGGGCGCCGGCGTCGACGCGCAGCGGGAATGGAACGGCCAGCTGCACAGCAGGGCGACGCCGCTCCGGGTCTGACTGAGATCCGCAACAGGGTCGAAGGCTTTCAGGTACGCCTGTCCAACAGCATTGAACAGCTGAGTGCCGCGGCCACCGAAGTGCCGAAAAATCTACACTTTGTCTGGCTTGGCGGTGGCCTGGGAGCTATCCAGTGCGACTACATTAATGTCTGGAGCAAGGTGTTGGCCGGGCAGGGCTATGCCGTAAAACTCTGGTACGACAGCGACGCCTTACTGGCCTATGAAACCAACCGGATCATTGTCGAGGCCGCCAAGGCTGATGCGATGCTTAATGGCGGGCATCGCAGCGAATCGTATCTTGATCTTGTTGATAAATATGAGGAGCGGGCCATTGTCCTCAAACAACAAATGTTCGCACATATCAACAAAGCGGTAGCGCGCGGTGTTAACGCGGATGATGCACGAATGGATCTTCTGGTACGTGGATATGGCCAGAATGAATCGACCTTGAAAGCCTTGCGGGAAAAGAATAGCCAGAGTATCTCGGCAATGGGCGAAGGCGGCGTGGAGCTGCGTGATCTTGCCGCGAATGGAACACCGTTGCACATGCAGGCCATTTACCAACGGGAAATCAGTCTACGAGGCAACTTTGCCGCGGCCTCCGATGTGGTGCGCATTGAGGCCTTGATGGCTGAAGGCGGACGTTATGCGGATGTCGATAACCTGCCACCTCTTCATGAAATGTTGGGCGATGTAGACATCAGTCAATTCGGCACCGATGAGCGTCTGGGCATTTTGCAGTTGTTGCTGGATCACAACCCGCAATGGATGCCTGGTCGTGAGGCATTAAGAGGCAAGTACACCAATTACTTTGAGCGTATCCCTGTAGAACATCGCCCGGCGCTGGAATGGTTCGCTAAAAGTCGACCGCAGTTGAATAGTGTTTTTCGCGCACCCGAAGAACGCCTCGTTCGGCCGGACGGACTTCGAGCGGTTGCCGAACGGAGCAGCCTGAACAATGCGTTTCTAATGGCTCATCCCGGATCGGCGATGGTGAGCGCCGTGATGGATCGTTTCAAGCTCAACTACGAGATCGTTGATGCCACAGCACGCTTGGCCATGGAGAACCAAGTCGCCTCTAAGGACGTTGAGGCGATAAGTCGTATTGCGTCGCAGGTCGTCGAACAACAGTTCGGTCCTTTTCACGCTCTGCCAGCGGAAGAAGAGTTCGCCCTGCATTTTCTGGCAAAAGCTGCAGCCTTTTACTACAGCGACGGCATTCGCCCGCAAAGCGAAGTGACCATCTATCTGACCGGGCCCGCTGCGATTCGCGATGCACTGGCGGATTACGCAAAAATGCATTTCACCCCTCGTGCCGCGGGGGCCTGGCAACAGGATGTGGTTATTGACCCCCGCGTAACGGTGAACCGGGCCACCGAGGAGGAGCTGGACCACTCCTGGAAAGAAAACGAAAGTGACACCGTCGAATGGCTAAAAAACGAAAAAAAACGTTGGGAGGCCGGGCAATTCAAGGCGCGTTATGTGGGTAAAGTGGATCAGTTGTTAAAGAGTCAGACGATCCATTTCGACCAGGGCTGGCCAATCATCGAAGGTCGACATGTGTTGTCAACCGAATTGCTGCAATCCCTGGCGCACCACCTTGGCGAACCCTTTTGGCGAGCGATGAATCAGCGGACCACGGGTGAGGTGACTTTCGACAAGCCGTTGTCGCTAAGTTTTGACGAGCGTCAATCCATCCTTGCGCAGGAGATCGCGCTACCGCCGTCCTTGGTCGGTGAACCGGTAACCGGGGATTTGCCGCTGGATGAGTTGCTTCACCGAATCGGCCGAGGCACTTTGCAGGTTGAACAGCTTGACCCCCGGCAACGGTTGCTGATCGGCTCGATACTGGGGGCGCGAGCCATGGATCAACGCAACTTTGATCAGGTCCGCGCGCGGCTGGAGAACCTCGCCAACAGTGTGTCTGAATTGGGCGTGTCTCACCGTTACGGGGCTATTGAGCGGGAGTTGTTCAAAGCCAATCATCCTGCGTTCGTTGAGGGTCTGGCCAGTGCCTCGACCCCATCCGTAGCGTTGTCCGAGACCAGCATTGAGCTGAAGAAGCAGGCGCTGGAGCAGTCGCTAACCTTGCTGCAATGGGGGCGCCAGGTCGCCCGGATTCAGCAAGTAGCAAAACTCGAATTCCGTGACCGCATCAGCGAGCGCATGACCGATGTGCTGGAAAGCTTCGATCAAGGCAGTTTTAAACTGGTGCCGCAGGACTTGTTGCTTCAGGGCGCCGGTGACCGGATCGCAGGGCGTTGCTACCCGTTGGCATTGGCCATGGCGGCAGCGATCAGCAAGGGCAGCGACGCGGGCAATATCCTTCGTGGGCGGTTTTACCTGGCGGTCATTGAGCCCGGTACCAGCGAATCGAATGCATTCGTGAGCCTTATTGAAGAGCTTCGCGATGTCGACGTGCATGACCTCGGCGGGCCGGTAGTGCGCGCCGATCTGGCACAGGTGATCGCGACGCTTGAAGAGAAAACCGGCGGCGGCACGTTGATGCTCAACTCGGATAACCACTCGATGCTGTTGGCCAAAAGTTTCGCTGGCGAGCGCAGTACCTATCATTTCTACGATCCGAATTTTGGTGTTTTCGAATTTGATACGGCTGAAGCGCTCAGCACGGCATTGAGCCATTTTTTCGTTAGCCAGGAGATGGCGCGGCCCTACGCTGCTTATGGAGAGCTCGCTCGTCCGGCCTTTGATTTGATTGAACTCGACGCCGCTCGGCTCAATGCAAAGGTACTGCCGTCGGGTGCTCTGGTATCAAGTCTTTCCGACTCGGGCAGCCTGCCAGAACAGGCGCTCCGGGTAAGACAGCAGCTGGCCAGCGCGCGAGGGCAGTCGCTGGTCAACAATGGGGTGCTGGGCAGCTCGTTGCTGGAACTGGACGCCCACGGGTGGGGTGGACAGATCGCGCAGGCGACACGGCAGTTGCAGGAGCGGCACGGGCTGTCGTCGAGCGCCGTTGTGTTGTTCGAGACCCTGGAGATCACCCCGGCAGGCGAATACAAAATCAGTCTGGTCGATACCGATCCGGCGCAGACCATTGTGCGCGTCACCACCGATGATCCTCGATTCCTGAGGATCAAGAACTACCTTTCGGACACCTTCCATACCTTGGCAGCGCAACCGCATGAAGCGGCGAGCTCGCCTGAGCTTACGGAGGCGAGCAGCGTCCATACGCTCAATGCCGGTTTCACCGTGCAGGCCTTGATGAATGCGCTGCGTCATCATGAAGGCGCGGCCAGCGGTGGTGACAAGGCACTGACCACTGCGATTCGCCTGCATGCCTACGTCAACTACGCCCAATTGGTTCATGGCAACGTGGTGGATGTGATTGGCGTTGTGACACTGGTGCGTCAGGCACTGGACGATGAAAAGCTCATCGCCCGCACCAGTGCACCGTTGGTGCAGAAGGCTTTGGGGCACGTGGTCAATGAAGGCGTAGGCACGGTGTTGGGGATGGTGAATGTCGGGTTTGATATTTACCAGTTGAGCCATGCCACCAATGACATTGAGAAGGCGCAATTCGGGACGCAGTTGGCGTTCGACTCCGCAAGCGCCGTGTTGGCGGCCGCCGGGCTGGGGGCGGCATTGGCCGGCGCCGGTACCGTGGCGGCGGTGCTGGGTGGGGCCGGGGTGATTCTGGGCGGGTTGGCGGTGGGCGTGGCTGCACTGGCTGAGGGATTTGCCACCATTGCCAAGGAAGCCAAAGAGGTTGCCCTGTTTTTTGAGGGGCTGGAAAAGGCCTATCTACAGGGTGGCTATCATCTGGACAAGGCCTCGAATGCCTGGATTGCGCATCCCTTGCTGGTATTCGCCGATCTTGATTTGCGCGCCTCCAGCGTCCGTTTCGACAGCCCCAGGCTGTTCCCGCTTCGTGACCATCTCGGGGTTCCCGATTTCGATGTGGATTACAACCGCGCCCTTGATATCCGTCAGGGCCTTGAGTTGCCGGACTCGGCGCGTTTTACGCCACTGCTCGGGCAGACGATCGTTTTGCCCTGCACCCCCAAGACCTGGTACGGCTATGAGTACAAGTTGCTGCCGTTTGTCACGTTTCGTCATGCCGGTGGATTCGATACGGCGCGTCGGCTCGAGAAAAAAAACGAACAGGGGCAATGGCAGTTCCTGTTTTCGTTCTACTCGTTTCCCGGCGAGTATGTGGTCAACCGGCTGAATCCTGTCTACAAACCCACGGTTTTCAACGTCCGTCTCGATAACGTTGAGCGCTCGCTGGTGGTGCCTGCACTGCCCAAGGCATGGCACGGTCTGGTTTCCTACCGGATTGAAGGTGCCGGCGCCCAATGTTCCGTGCTGCTCAATTCCGGGGTGAGCCTTGCACTGGATGCGCCGGGTCACACGGCCATGCGCTGGGTGCTGCTGGCTCCCTGGCTGGCGGAGACAGACGTCCGGATAGAACCCGCGGGTAGCCTCGTGTTGGGCGCGTTGGCGGTGAAGTTCACGGGGGGCGGCGTTCACGATGTGTTGCTCAAACTGGCGGGTAACTTGATCGTGCGCATCGATCTTGTTGCCCGTCGCCTGGCGGTGGTCGAAGAGGACGCCGAACCGGCGCTCGGGGAACAGGCATTGCTGGATCACTTCAAGTCATTGGCCCGTGAACATCGCCTGGCCATGCCTTATACCCCGGTTCATGAGTTTGTCGTTCCATTCGAAAATCCGGACGAACCCAGGAAGGTGGCCGCGTACTACGACTCGGCTCAGGATCGTTTTCTATACATACGCGATCCGGATGTGCTGTTGGCCGATGAAGCTGTGTTGGGCGCAGTGGTCGAGGGCTCGGCGTATTTCTATCATCCCGAGAGTTTTGAAGTCTGGCAGGTAGATGCAACGACGGGAACGCTGGCTCAACACTATCGTTTGCTTGTCGGCGATGACTTGGCGATTGTCCGTTGTGAAGCCGTCGCCAATGGCGGCGTCCAGATCGTTCAGCAGTTCACGCGAAAGGACGGCCCGCACGATGAACTGACCTACCTGATCCATGACCGGGCAGCATTGCTCGGCTCGATCACTCGGGGTCGGGATCCTGCACTGCAGACCGTTTTGCAGGCTGACACGCTCAAGGACTGGAAGCAGGTACTGGGCAGATATGTGTTGCCGGCAGAGACCGTCAATACCGTGAACTGGCGTCCCGGTGCACTGGTTTCGATTTGTTGGCAGCTCGAAGACAAGTGGCACGATCTGGTCTGGGTCCGCGAGGTTGACGGGTTGATCATCCGTCCGCCTGCCCGGCGTCACAGTGAGCGGGGATGGAAGAGTTCGATCCGGAATGACCTTCTGCTGATTGCGCCTGCAGGGGCAGAGGGCGAGGTGTTTGTGACGTGCGACCAGCCCGACCGACGCCTCGTACGACAGCAAAAGTCGATGGTCGATGGCCGCGTGCACTGGTCTTCCAGAGAGATTACCCCCTTGGGCCTGACCAATGTTGTCGCGGTTGAGCAGGGCTACCTCGCCCTGACCGACTCCGGCCTGTTCTTCAATGTAACGCCGGATGGCACGCTACGCCTGGGAGGGCTGAGCGAAACCTGGTTCAAGGATCGACCCCAGTGGTGGTCTGCACTGCCGGCGGTGTCGGTGCAATATCCGGTGTCGAGTTTCGCCCTCCTCGGGTTGACCAGCTACACGGGGAGCGCCGGTTTGTGTGCCTGGTACCTGGACGATCGGCTGTTGCTCGCGGATCTTGGCCATGGCAAAGAAGTGCGGTTGCTGAGTATCGCTCCAGACAATCAGGCTGCCTGGTTATTTGATCTTTCAACGGGCAGGATTTTCAGCCAGCGCTTTATCGATACGAAACATTTGAGTACGGCATTTGCCCAAGGAACCAGCCTTTTGCAGGCAGAGGCATTGCCGACCCCGATGCAGGAGTGGGCGCCCTGGATCTTTACCGACGTGACGGTGGAAGGCGCGGGCCTGAGGGCCACGACTTTCGAGGGCGTCGAGGTGGATTTACAGCACAACGAACCGGTACGGATTACGGGTGTGGACAGCCTCTGGGTCGCTGCACTGAAAGGTCCATTGAGTGAGGGGCTGGCGGCGCTGGCGAACGAACATCGATGCGCCGATTTTCTGTCCGTCAAAGACCCTGACAACCTTCAATGGTATGTGGTCCGGACCGGACGATTGATCCGAATTCCGAAAGCCACCATTACTGCGCCCTACACGCTGGTGGGCACCCGGCATCAAACCAATGTGATGCTGCACGAACACGGGGATGGTCTGTTGCACACCTATCCGCAGCAAAGCTCGGTCGGGCCGCTCGAGTATGTTCAGCGAAACGCCGAAGTCCTGGTGGTCGAGGGGCCGAAGACGGGAAATGACCTACTGCCGTTGATTGCCGATGATGTCAGCATCCTGGTGCTCAAAATGGGGCAAGGGACAACGACTGGCCGACTGACCCGAGCGGCATGGTTGAAACTTGAATCGGTCATCGTCGATTGTCGTTATCCGCTTGAGCAACCGCCCTTGATTCCGGGAAAGCTGATTCTGGACGCCTCAATCATGGATCAGTTATCGGTCAGCCTGGTCGATGAGCACTTGGTGATGAACGGCCTGGACAGCGGGCACAGCCTGATTTTTCGCGGTGTTTACTCATCGGATGTGACGTTGCGTGGTGACGTGATCCTTGCACTCAGCGGCTATCGATTGCGTGCAGTGTCGGAAATAGTGACCCAATTGCTGAGGCAACAAGGTGTTTCCGGCAGCGCAACGTTAACGGAGCTGATGGTGAATTATCAGATCGAGGCGCGCGCAGAACCGGCTTTTTAG
- a CDS encoding MarC family protein, producing the protein MLHVLFSVYLKMLVLYSPFFVLSCFISLTRGYSRKEQRRLAWKVATATLVSSVLLYLFGRVIFSVFGITVDAFRIGAGSVLFISALGMAQGKSAVQTDNVQQDVTIVPLTIPLTVGPGTIGALLVMGVSQPHWDDKLTAILSIALASFTVGVVLYLSNRIERILGDQGLQIVSRLMGLFVCALAAQIIFTGVKGYLVP; encoded by the coding sequence ATGCTCCATGTGTTATTCAGCGTTTACCTGAAAATGCTAGTGCTCTACAGCCCGTTCTTCGTGTTGTCCTGCTTCATCAGCCTGACCCGGGGTTATTCACGCAAGGAACAACGACGTCTGGCCTGGAAGGTGGCCACTGCCACGCTGGTGTCCAGTGTCTTGTTGTACCTGTTCGGGCGAGTGATTTTCAGCGTCTTCGGCATCACTGTGGACGCGTTCCGCATCGGCGCCGGCAGCGTGCTGTTCATTTCGGCGCTGGGCATGGCCCAGGGTAAATCGGCGGTGCAGACCGACAACGTGCAGCAGGACGTGACCATCGTCCCGCTGACCATTCCCTTGACCGTTGGCCCCGGCACCATCGGTGCCCTGCTGGTGATGGGCGTGAGCCAGCCGCATTGGGACGACAAGCTCACGGCCATTCTCAGTATTGCCCTGGCCAGTTTTACGGTCGGCGTAGTGTTGTATCTGTCGAACCGCATCGAGCGGATTCTGGGTGACCAGGGGTTGCAGATTGTCAGCCGGTTGATGGGATTGTTCGTGTGCGCTCTGGCGGCACAGATTATCTTCACCGGGGTGAAAGGTTACCTAGTGCCGTAA